A DNA window from Streptomyces sp. 71268 contains the following coding sequences:
- a CDS encoding SDR family oxidoreductase, whose protein sequence is MSTQPSAQPLLGRVAVITGASSGIGAATAEHLAGLGATVAILARRAERLDALASRIEKRGGTALTLVADVTDAATVQSAADRVATELGGADLLFNNAGLMLPAPVEDLRADQWRRQIDINITGVMNVIGAFTSQLVASARVRGVADLINTSSIAAQNIFPNFAVYSGTKAYVTHLSRHLRVELGPKNVRVAALEPGIVETELQTHVTDEGAREWLAGSKETVEWLTPHDIAEIVGFIAALPPRVNFQQVTVMPTRQAS, encoded by the coding sequence ATGTCTACACAACCTTCCGCGCAGCCTCTACTCGGCCGCGTAGCGGTCATCACCGGAGCCTCCAGCGGCATCGGGGCGGCCACGGCCGAACATCTGGCAGGGCTGGGCGCGACCGTCGCCATCCTGGCCCGGCGCGCCGAACGGCTCGACGCTTTGGCCTCTCGAATCGAGAAGCGGGGCGGCACGGCGCTGACGCTGGTTGCTGACGTGACCGACGCGGCGACGGTTCAGTCGGCCGCCGACCGGGTGGCAACCGAACTGGGAGGTGCGGATCTGCTGTTCAACAACGCGGGCCTGATGTTGCCCGCCCCCGTCGAGGATCTGCGGGCTGATCAGTGGCGGCGCCAGATCGACATCAACATCACCGGCGTGATGAACGTGATCGGGGCGTTCACCTCACAGTTGGTGGCCTCGGCGCGTGTACGCGGTGTGGCCGACCTGATCAACACCTCGTCCATCGCAGCGCAGAACATCTTCCCCAACTTCGCGGTCTACTCAGGCACCAAGGCGTACGTCACGCATCTCTCCCGTCACCTGCGCGTGGAGTTGGGCCCCAAGAACGTACGGGTAGCGGCGCTCGAACCGGGAATTGTCGAGACCGAGTTGCAGACTCATGTGACCGACGAGGGGGCGCGTGAGTGGTTGGCGGGTTCCAAGGAGACCGTGGAGTGGCTGACGCCGCATGACATAGCCGAGATCGTGGGATTCATCGCGGCACTGCCACCCCGGGTGAACTTCCAGCAGGTGACGGTGATGCCGACGCGCCAGGCGAGCTGA
- a CDS encoding ComEA family DNA-binding protein: protein MECDDDLADGVVFDGGLRGDGSTGQAVAGRDTGAGAGDPLAGRNGRASYKPGDGALTEEAEADGRVGGEPRPATLRGHPDPGPRLRDLRLAVFERLPLWLQERCAIRPRALLAVVVVLLVAVAMAAHHFWSGRPETVSAPPEQPPAKPVSGRQEPGTGTGPTATPRAGADRIVVVDVAGKVRAPGVRRLPAGSRVADAIKAAGGAKPGVRLSELNRARVLVDGEQIAVGVRPGAGGAPVSGASSAGVNGVPGTGASGLPAGSGAGATAGGTAGAPVSLSTATAEQLDGLPGVGPVLARHILDYRDQHGGFDSVEELREVTGIGDKRFADLRPLVQP from the coding sequence ATGGAGTGCGATGACGACCTCGCCGACGGCGTTGTCTTCGATGGTGGCCTCCGCGGCGACGGCTCGACCGGCCAGGCCGTTGCGGGGAGGGACACGGGTGCGGGCGCCGGGGACCCGCTCGCCGGGCGTAACGGGCGCGCGTCGTACAAGCCGGGCGACGGCGCGCTCACTGAGGAAGCGGAGGCTGACGGACGGGTTGGCGGGGAGCCGCGACCAGCCACCCTGCGGGGCCACCCCGACCCCGGACCGCGCTTGCGCGACCTGCGCCTGGCGGTCTTTGAACGATTGCCGTTATGGCTCCAGGAACGATGTGCCATTCGCCCCAGGGCGCTGCTCGCGGTGGTCGTGGTGCTGCTGGTGGCGGTGGCCATGGCTGCACACCACTTCTGGAGCGGACGCCCGGAGACGGTGAGCGCGCCTCCTGAGCAGCCGCCCGCGAAGCCGGTGTCGGGCCGGCAAGAGCCGGGCACGGGCACGGGGCCCACGGCGACGCCCCGCGCGGGTGCGGACCGCATCGTCGTGGTCGATGTGGCGGGCAAGGTGCGCGCGCCGGGTGTGCGTCGTCTGCCAGCAGGTTCGCGTGTGGCCGATGCGATCAAGGCGGCTGGGGGAGCCAAGCCTGGTGTGCGACTCAGCGAGTTGAATCGGGCTCGGGTGCTCGTCGATGGGGAACAGATCGCGGTCGGCGTCAGGCCAGGCGCAGGCGGTGCGCCGGTGAGCGGCGCGTCATCTGCCGGCGTGAACGGCGTGCCCGGCACCGGTGCGTCGGGTCTCCCGGCGGGTTCCGGCGCCGGAGCCACGGCCGGAGGAACGGCCGGGGCCCCTGTCAGCCTGAGCACCGCGACGGCCGAGCAGCTTGACGGCCTCCCCGGGGTGGGCCCCGTCCTCGCGCGCCACATCCTCGACTACCGGGACCAGCACGGCGGGTTCGACTCCGTTGAGGAACTGCGCGAAGTGACCGGTATCGGTGACAAGCGGTTCGCCGATCTACGCCCCCTCGTCCAACCATGA
- a CDS encoding ComEC/Rec2 family competence protein encodes MIPPVLAAWLAAALALEADPTSVTICCAGALATAAVLLGVTWRLGRRAGTLSQTGAARARRRAGSATAVVIALLCATATAAVAALHAADSHRGLIPKLAQEHAEAEVDLTVTGDPRLIRPRVRGPVSTPPALAIDAVANRVRATEHTPTHRAGSSPLQRVVRTRTPVLLIVDLRGTARAGEASAAYDEAEATGGGRSDPGGSRRSDPGGLRGSGEPSTTADARWRELLPSTRLRVRVRVVPPTRDGDRVGAVLRTDDERPPLVLAGPGDLQRTAGRLRAGLRAASDGLSADARALLPGLVVGDTSRVPPDLDEAFRATDMTHLLAVSGSNLSIVLALLIGPPHMAARAERRGLAARLGVPLRLTALLGGVLTLGFVVVCRPEPSVLRAAACGLITLIAIGTGRRRTLLPALAAAVLALLLYDPWLARSYGFLLSVLATGALLTIAPRWSAALRARGVPGRLAEVLAAAAAAQAVCAPVVVVLAARVSLVAIPCNLLAELAIAPATVLGFAALAVGPLAPPVAVGLAWCAGWPVEWLASVARTGAGLPGSGVSWPGSWGGALLLAGVTVVVVLLARRALGHPWLCVVCALLLMVAVVRPAPLVRVITGWPPPDWRMVACDVGQGDALVLAAGEGTAVVVDAGPDQGAVDRCLRDLGIVRVPLVVLTHFHADHVAGLPGVLRGRAVGAVETTSLREPPGQAAFVRRAVSKAGVKHLEAVPGERRRTSGLSWQVLWPPRVAPGSAAPTGVPDTAHPGGAPTLPGGAGAADVSAVTGANDASVTLLVRTAGLTLLLLGDLEPTAQRALLAAHPNLGPVDVLKVAHHGSAHQDHQLLRSLRPRLALISCGADNPYGHPAPRTVAALREQGARVLRTDVDGAVAITGAGGVPRASISGRRRGGRSSPSWSRGGAGEPATELGHSGRS; translated from the coding sequence TTGATCCCACCCGTGTTGGCGGCATGGCTGGCCGCTGCCCTGGCACTTGAGGCAGACCCGACGTCGGTCACGATCTGCTGCGCCGGGGCCCTCGCCACCGCGGCGGTGTTGCTGGGCGTTACGTGGCGCCTGGGCCGGCGGGCGGGCACCCTGAGCCAGACGGGGGCGGCAAGAGCTCGCCGCCGGGCGGGGAGCGCGACCGCGGTGGTGATCGCGTTGCTGTGCGCTACCGCGACGGCCGCCGTCGCGGCTCTCCACGCGGCGGACAGCCACCGGGGGCTCATCCCCAAGCTCGCCCAAGAGCACGCCGAGGCGGAGGTCGACCTCACCGTCACAGGCGATCCGCGTCTGATCAGGCCCCGGGTGCGCGGCCCGGTGTCCACCCCGCCAGCCCTCGCCATCGATGCCGTGGCGAACAGAGTCAGGGCGACGGAGCACACGCCAACCCACCGAGCAGGCAGCAGCCCCCTCCAGCGCGTCGTGCGCACGCGCACGCCGGTGCTGTTGATCGTTGACCTGCGTGGCACGGCCCGGGCGGGTGAGGCGTCGGCGGCGTACGACGAGGCCGAGGCGACGGGCGGCGGGCGTTCGGACCCGGGTGGCTCGCGTCGTTCAGACCCGGGTGGTCTGCGCGGCTCCGGTGAACCATCTACGACGGCGGACGCGCGGTGGAGAGAGCTTCTCCCCTCAACACGGCTTCGAGTACGCGTACGGGTGGTGCCACCGACTCGCGACGGGGACCGCGTCGGCGCCGTGCTGCGTACCGATGACGAGCGCCCACCTCTGGTGCTCGCCGGGCCGGGCGACCTCCAGCGTACGGCGGGGCGGCTGCGCGCCGGTCTCCGGGCCGCCTCCGACGGACTGAGCGCCGATGCGAGAGCGCTGCTGCCGGGCCTCGTCGTAGGTGATACCTCACGCGTGCCACCCGACCTCGACGAAGCGTTCCGGGCCACCGACATGACGCACCTGCTTGCCGTTTCAGGAAGCAACCTGTCGATCGTGTTGGCGTTGCTCATCGGGCCGCCGCACATGGCGGCGAGGGCCGAGCGGCGCGGGCTGGCCGCTCGACTCGGGGTGCCGCTCCGGCTGACCGCGCTGCTCGGCGGCGTGTTGACCCTGGGTTTCGTGGTGGTGTGCCGCCCCGAACCGAGCGTGTTACGGGCCGCCGCCTGCGGGCTGATCACTCTGATCGCCATTGGGACGGGGCGCCGTCGAACGCTCCTGCCGGCGCTTGCCGCTGCCGTACTGGCCCTGTTGCTGTACGACCCGTGGCTAGCCCGTAGTTACGGCTTCCTCCTGTCCGTCCTGGCCACGGGCGCGCTGCTCACCATCGCCCCGCGATGGAGCGCCGCGCTGCGGGCCCGTGGCGTGCCGGGACGGCTGGCGGAGGTGCTGGCCGCGGCGGCCGCGGCGCAAGCGGTGTGTGCTCCGGTGGTCGTGGTGTTGGCGGCCCGGGTGAGCCTGGTCGCGATCCCCTGCAACCTGCTGGCTGAGTTGGCGATCGCACCCGCGACCGTTCTCGGCTTCGCCGCCTTGGCCGTGGGCCCGCTGGCTCCGCCCGTCGCGGTGGGCCTGGCCTGGTGCGCCGGCTGGCCGGTGGAGTGGCTGGCTTCGGTGGCCCGCACTGGCGCTGGGCTGCCGGGGTCGGGTGTGAGCTGGCCGGGCAGTTGGGGCGGCGCGCTGTTGTTGGCCGGGGTCACGGTCGTCGTCGTGTTGCTGGCCCGGCGTGCCCTGGGCCATCCCTGGCTGTGTGTGGTCTGCGCGCTGCTGCTGATGGTGGCCGTCGTGCGCCCGGCGCCCCTGGTCCGGGTGATCACCGGTTGGCCGCCGCCCGACTGGCGGATGGTGGCCTGCGACGTGGGGCAGGGTGACGCGCTGGTGCTGGCCGCCGGTGAGGGTACGGCGGTGGTCGTCGACGCCGGCCCGGACCAGGGTGCGGTGGACCGCTGCCTGCGGGACCTGGGCATCGTGCGGGTCCCGCTGGTCGTGCTGACCCACTTCCACGCGGATCACGTGGCGGGTCTACCAGGTGTGCTGCGTGGCCGGGCCGTGGGCGCTGTGGAGACCACGAGTCTGCGGGAGCCCCCGGGGCAGGCCGCGTTCGTCCGCAGGGCGGTGTCGAAGGCCGGCGTGAAACACCTCGAAGCGGTACCGGGTGAGCGGCGTCGCACCAGCGGCCTTTCCTGGCAGGTGCTGTGGCCCCCACGGGTGGCGCCCGGGTCCGCGGCGCCGACGGGCGTGCCCGATACCGCGCACCCGGGAGGCGCCCCAACCCTCCCCGGTGGCGCCGGCGCGGCCGACGTGAGTGCCGTCACCGGCGCGAACGATGCCAGCGTCACCCTGCTCGTCCGCACGGCTGGGCTGACCCTTCTGCTCCTCGGCGACCTGGAACCGACGGCGCAACGCGCACTGTTGGCAGCCCACCCAAACCTCGGCCCGGTCGACGTGCTGAAGGTCGCGCACCACGGGTCGGCCCACCAGGACCATCAGTTGCTGCGCAGCCTTCGACCTCGACTGGCGCTCATCTCATGCGGTGCGGACAACCCGTACGGCCATCCGGCCCCTCGCACCGTGGCCGCGCTGCGCGAGCAGGGCGCGCGGGTGCTGCGTACCGATGTCGACGGTGCGGTGGCCATCACCGGAGCCGGTGGTGTGCCGAGGGCGTCGATCAGCGGGCGCAGGCGTGGTGGTAGGAGTTCGCCTTCGTGGAGCAGGGGAGGTGCTGGTGAGCCTGCAACAGAACTTGGGCATTCTGGCCGTTCATGA
- a CDS encoding substrate-binding domain-containing protein has protein sequence MAVPDTETFLTAAGLVLTGAVWAVERFLPGRKRIGYRVQMDTAVSMNPQAARDIVQLRLLLNEQEVTDATVALLRIENDGSKDVARHDYQEPLVVEFPGRTIQAVTVTETDASLRSMLTRNNGLRVAGDRLTLPAVPLNRRDHFKLLVLLTGDGDQVTMSGFLSGGSIRRNAQRRGPSKLSLALGGVFIILMGLLGGLLIRNSDDEAANPVCATGELVIDGSTAFAKPMKAIANDYQKQCPGAEIEVRHSSSLDGLRNLSRAGRDHPDHQPAFIAMSDVPAPRIDSYKDLMAHRPVSVVPLSVVVNRESGVKNLTTEQLRGIFSGKHTNWKDVGGKNVPINLVTRDSQSGTRITFEREVLKGAPTGQPAGLSDCTTRINQPSSRPQHCEASVTESALEAVDQVSGAIGYAETYQAGFYRNVTAVQLNGRAPEIALNKPDGYPFWATERLYTYQEPRDGSLTAKFLTFMNGQNAQVLLQAHQHLPCSTKANSYHHACAR, from the coding sequence GTGGCAGTCCCTGACACCGAGACGTTCCTGACAGCCGCCGGCCTGGTACTGACCGGCGCGGTCTGGGCAGTGGAGCGCTTCCTCCCCGGCCGCAAACGCATCGGCTACCGCGTGCAGATGGACACAGCGGTCAGCATGAACCCTCAGGCCGCTCGCGACATCGTGCAGCTTCGGCTGCTGCTGAACGAGCAGGAAGTCACGGACGCCACCGTGGCGTTGCTGCGGATCGAGAACGATGGCAGCAAGGACGTCGCGCGCCACGACTACCAGGAACCGCTCGTCGTCGAGTTCCCCGGCCGCACGATCCAGGCAGTGACGGTAACCGAGACCGATGCCTCGCTGCGTTCGATGCTGACGCGCAACAACGGGCTGCGTGTGGCGGGCGACCGACTCACCCTGCCCGCCGTGCCGCTCAACCGCAGGGACCACTTCAAGCTCCTCGTCCTGCTGACCGGGGACGGCGATCAGGTGACGATGAGCGGGTTCCTGAGCGGCGGCTCCATCCGGCGCAACGCGCAGCGTCGCGGGCCCAGCAAGCTGAGCCTTGCCCTGGGCGGGGTGTTCATCATCCTGATGGGGTTGCTCGGTGGACTGCTTATTCGCAACTCCGACGATGAAGCGGCCAACCCGGTCTGCGCGACGGGCGAGTTGGTCATCGACGGTTCGACCGCCTTCGCCAAGCCGATGAAGGCCATAGCCAACGACTACCAGAAGCAGTGCCCCGGGGCCGAGATCGAAGTGCGCCATAGCAGCAGCCTGGACGGGCTCAGGAACCTGAGCCGCGCCGGCCGCGACCACCCCGACCACCAGCCCGCCTTCATCGCCATGTCGGACGTCCCCGCCCCGAGGATCGACAGCTACAAGGATCTGATGGCGCACCGACCGGTCAGCGTCGTCCCGCTCAGCGTGGTGGTCAACCGTGAGAGCGGCGTCAAGAACCTCACCACGGAACAACTGCGCGGGATTTTCAGCGGCAAGCACACCAACTGGAAGGATGTGGGCGGCAAGAACGTGCCGATCAACCTGGTCACCCGCGACTCCCAGTCCGGCACCCGGATCACCTTCGAAAGGGAGGTGTTGAAGGGCGCGCCCACCGGCCAACCCGCCGGGCTTTCCGACTGCACCACCAGAATCAATCAGCCCTCCTCCCGCCCCCAGCACTGCGAGGCGTCGGTCACGGAGTCCGCCTTGGAGGCCGTAGACCAGGTGTCGGGAGCGATCGGCTACGCGGAGACGTACCAAGCGGGCTTCTACCGTAACGTCACCGCCGTGCAGCTCAACGGAAGAGCACCAGAGATCGCGCTGAACAAGCCGGACGGCTACCCCTTCTGGGCAACGGAGCGCCTCTACACCTACCAAGAGCCGCGTGACGGCTCTCTGACCGCCAAGTTTCTGACCTTCATGAACGGCCAGAATGCCCAAGTTCTGTTGCAGGCTCACCAGCACCTCCCCTGCTCCACGAAGGCGAACTCCTACCACCACGCCTGCGCCCGCTGA
- a CDS encoding helix-turn-helix domain-containing protein — MADPRALRAYAHPTRMRLVGLLRAQGPCTATRAAGLIGESVASCSYHLRMLAKYGLVEAAGGGWGREKPWRATARFTQWPAYSPEPALADAAEAVELAVVKRYSELLSAAIEARTLPRDWQEAGRISDALLYLTAGELSAVQQQIDALLRPFEARGTRPDSRPPGARLVQVIQAGFALPQVAATGSVSEASRTTDAASTHREAVEATSAAADSDGQRLDNPAGTKPAGAGPATPGEAAVSDIPNPEGT; from the coding sequence TTGGCCGACCCACGTGCCCTGCGGGCCTACGCCCACCCCACACGGATGCGTCTGGTCGGCCTGCTCCGCGCCCAAGGGCCCTGTACCGCGACTCGGGCGGCCGGTCTGATCGGCGAGTCGGTGGCCAGTTGCTCGTACCACCTGCGGATGCTCGCCAAGTACGGCCTGGTCGAGGCGGCAGGGGGCGGCTGGGGCAGGGAGAAGCCGTGGCGTGCTACGGCGCGCTTCACCCAGTGGCCCGCCTACTCCCCGGAACCGGCCTTGGCCGACGCCGCGGAAGCGGTGGAGCTCGCGGTCGTGAAGCGGTACTCCGAGCTGCTCAGCGCCGCGATCGAGGCACGCACGCTACCGCGAGACTGGCAGGAGGCCGGTCGGATCAGCGACGCCCTGCTGTACCTGACAGCGGGCGAACTGTCCGCTGTCCAGCAGCAAATCGATGCGCTGCTGCGTCCCTTCGAAGCGCGTGGGACGCGACCGGACTCACGACCGCCGGGGGCTCGGCTCGTGCAGGTCATCCAGGCGGGCTTCGCGCTGCCGCAGGTGGCAGCGACAGGATCAGTCTCCGAGGCGAGCCGGACCACCGACGCGGCGTCGACGCACAGGGAAGCGGTGGAGGCCACGTCGGCGGCGGCGGACAGCGACGGGCAGCGGCTGGACAACCCCGCAGGAACGAAGCCCGCAGGGGCGGGCCCGGCAACGCCGGGCGAGGCGGCAGTGAGCGACATTCCGAACCCGGAGGGCACGTGA
- a CDS encoding MFS transporter produces the protein MPALLRQGPFRRYWVGQSVSLIGDQISLLALPLAAVIILHADAAEMGWLATAQLLPALLFSLVAGSWVDRRASRRRIMIVSDLARAGLIASLPVAYAFDVLSLTQLYLTAFAVGSLTVLFDVCNATLFVALVPSTRYVEANSLINGSRSLAYVAGPSAGGFLVQMLAAPLALVADAFTYLLSARCLTRIDPVEPPPSAPAKGHFTAGLRWIMRSPVMRATFAASSTIQFFNFMFHTLFVLYVTSELGLGAGLLGIVLAVGAAGGLVGAATAGRVTRRLGIGRSAVLGYTLFSAPLLLVPLAGGPTPLVLGLLFLAELGSCVGAMIADVSVSSLQAALIPDALRARVTGAYRTLTHGVRPLGALTAGALGSTIGLRPTLWIGTAGAVLCLLWVLPSPVPHIRELPTPEAEAVAGPAAATDAPDATDAPGERGTGKGSETERGTGNGPHTETGPGTKVGPGSEAGPGAKPETQVGLGTKAGPGDRTGAAAGVGPGVAAEAMAPSEGEGSPR, from the coding sequence GTGCCTGCGCTGTTGCGCCAAGGCCCGTTCCGTCGATACTGGGTTGGCCAGAGCGTCTCTCTGATCGGCGACCAGATCTCCCTACTGGCGCTACCCCTCGCCGCGGTGATCATCCTGCATGCCGACGCGGCCGAGATGGGGTGGCTCGCCACCGCGCAGTTGCTGCCCGCGCTGCTGTTCTCGCTCGTCGCCGGCTCCTGGGTCGACCGGCGGGCCAGCCGCCGTCGGATCATGATCGTCTCTGACCTCGCGCGGGCCGGGCTCATCGCGTCCCTGCCCGTCGCGTACGCCTTCGACGTCCTCAGCCTCACCCAGCTCTACCTCACGGCCTTCGCCGTCGGCTCGCTGACCGTGCTCTTCGACGTCTGCAACGCCACGCTGTTCGTCGCGCTGGTCCCCAGCACGCGCTACGTCGAGGCCAACTCGCTGATCAACGGCAGCCGTTCGCTCGCCTACGTGGCGGGGCCGAGCGCCGGCGGCTTCCTCGTGCAGATGCTGGCTGCTCCGCTCGCGTTGGTGGCCGACGCGTTCACCTACCTGTTGTCGGCGCGGTGCCTCACCAGGATCGACCCCGTCGAGCCGCCGCCCTCGGCGCCAGCCAAGGGACACTTCACGGCCGGCCTGCGGTGGATCATGCGCTCACCCGTCATGCGCGCCACCTTCGCGGCCTCCTCCACCATCCAGTTCTTCAACTTCATGTTCCACACCCTCTTCGTCCTCTACGTCACCTCAGAACTCGGGCTGGGCGCCGGCCTGCTCGGGATCGTGCTCGCGGTGGGAGCGGCCGGCGGACTCGTCGGCGCGGCCACGGCGGGACGGGTGACCCGCCGCCTGGGCATCGGCCGCTCCGCCGTCCTGGGATACACCCTCTTCTCCGCTCCGCTGCTGCTCGTGCCGCTCGCGGGCGGGCCGACGCCACTCGTCCTGGGGTTGCTCTTCCTCGCGGAACTGGGCTCCTGCGTGGGCGCGATGATCGCCGACGTCTCCGTCAGCTCCCTGCAGGCCGCGCTCATACCGGACGCGTTGCGCGCCCGGGTCACCGGCGCCTACCGCACCCTCACCCACGGCGTCCGCCCGCTGGGCGCCCTCACCGCAGGCGCGCTCGGGTCCACCATCGGGCTGCGCCCCACCCTGTGGATCGGAACCGCGGGTGCCGTGCTGTGCCTGCTGTGGGTCCTGCCGTCGCCGGTGCCGCACATACGCGAGTTGCCCACACCCGAAGCCGAGGCCGTCGCCGGCCCCGCCGCCGCGACCGACGCACCGGACGCGACCGACGCGCCGGGGGAGCGCGGGACTGGGAAGGGCTCCGAGACCGAGCGGGGGACCGGGAACGGGCCGCACACCGAGACCGGACCGGGAACCAAGGTCGGACCGGGAAGTGAGGCCGGACCGGGAGCCAAACCGGAAACCCAGGTCGGGCTGGGAACCAAGGCCGGGCCGGGCGACCGGACCGGGGCGGCGGCCGGAGTGGGGCCCGGGGTCGCGGCGGAGGCCATGGCGCCCTCAGAGGGAGAAGGATCCCCGAGGTAG
- the holA gene encoding DNA polymerase III subunit delta: MAKKTTTDDPLAPVTLAVGQEDLLLDRAVQQVVAAARAADPDTDVRDLAPDALQPGTLAELTSPSLFAERKVVVVRSAQDLSADTIKDVKGYLAAPAEEITLVLLHAGGAKGKGLLDAARKAGAREVACPKMTKPADRLAFVRSEFRAIGRSATPEACQALVDAIGSDLRELASACTQLTADVEGTIDEAIVGRYYTGRAEASSFTVADRAVEGRTAEALEALRWALGTGVAPVLITSALAQGVRSIGKLASAPRGARPGDLARELGMPPWKIDRVRQQMRGWSADGVAIALRAVADADAGVKGGGDDPEYALEKAVVAVARAARSGRG, translated from the coding sequence ATGGCCAAGAAGACGACGACCGACGATCCGCTCGCCCCCGTGACGCTGGCCGTGGGCCAGGAGGACCTGCTGCTCGACCGCGCCGTGCAGCAGGTGGTGGCGGCCGCGCGCGCCGCCGACCCCGACACGGACGTGCGCGACCTCGCCCCGGACGCGTTGCAGCCGGGCACCCTGGCCGAGTTGACCAGCCCGTCGCTGTTCGCCGAGCGCAAGGTGGTGGTGGTCCGTTCCGCGCAGGACCTCTCCGCCGACACGATCAAGGACGTGAAGGGGTATCTGGCGGCGCCGGCCGAGGAGATCACGCTCGTTCTGCTGCACGCGGGAGGGGCGAAGGGCAAGGGGCTGCTCGACGCGGCTCGCAAGGCCGGGGCACGCGAGGTCGCCTGCCCCAAGATGACCAAGCCGGCCGACCGACTGGCGTTCGTACGGTCGGAGTTCCGCGCCATCGGCCGCTCCGCCACGCCGGAGGCGTGCCAGGCCCTGGTCGACGCCATCGGCAGCGACCTGCGGGAGCTGGCCAGCGCCTGCACCCAGCTCACCGCCGATGTCGAGGGCACCATCGACGAGGCGATCGTCGGGCGCTACTACACGGGCCGGGCCGAGGCGTCCAGCTTCACCGTGGCCGACCGTGCGGTCGAGGGGCGGACGGCGGAGGCTCTGGAGGCGCTGCGCTGGGCGTTGGGTACGGGGGTGGCCCCGGTGCTGATCACCAGCGCGTTGGCGCAGGGGGTGCGTTCCATCGGCAAGCTGGCCTCGGCCCCGCGCGGTGCGCGCCCCGGCGACCTCGCCCGCGAGCTGGGCATGCCGCCGTGGAAGATCGACCGGGTGCGACAGCAGATGCGCGGCTGGTCGGCGGATGGCGTGGCCATAGCCCTGCGGGCGGTGGCCGACGCCGACGCGGGGGTCAAGGGCGGTGGCGACGACCCGGAGTACGCGTTGGAGAAGGCCGTGGTCGCCGTGGCCCGGGCCGCCCGTTCCGGCCGCGGCTGA
- a CDS encoding GDSL-type esterase/lipase family protein, with protein sequence MTELVTIPLAPAMLRGALHAEATADGLLPRRLPPHAIAQAHDDHLTLMASQSAGVRLALRGVATVLELDVLATRTVQRGAVAGPAGRYDLLVDGRLAAQAAPSGGATVTVDPVTRAVAYASGAPGTVRFAGLPAGEKDIEIWLPQTEVTHLRALRADAPLRPAPESGRRVWLHHGSSISHGVRIASPTRTWPAIVAARAGVELTNLGLNGNALLDPFTARAIRAAPADLISVKIGINLVNTDLMRRRALAPAVHGFLDTVREGHPDTPLLVVSPIHCPLVEDAPGPTAPDPDAPVPRFRTFGDPADVATGRLSLRVIRDDLSRVVTERAATDPGLYYLDGRDLYGERDFADLPLPDLLHPDAGGHALIGERFARIAFAAGGPFAPH encoded by the coding sequence ATGACGGAACTGGTCACCATCCCCCTCGCACCAGCCATGCTGCGCGGCGCCCTGCACGCCGAGGCCACCGCCGACGGCCTCCTCCCGCGCCGGCTTCCACCGCACGCCATCGCCCAGGCGCACGACGACCACCTGACCCTGATGGCGTCCCAGTCCGCCGGCGTGCGCCTGGCCCTGCGCGGCGTCGCCACCGTGCTGGAGCTGGACGTGCTGGCCACCCGCACCGTGCAGCGCGGCGCGGTCGCCGGCCCGGCCGGCCGGTACGACCTGCTGGTCGACGGCCGGCTGGCCGCGCAGGCCGCGCCGTCCGGCGGGGCGACCGTCACCGTCGACCCGGTGACGCGGGCCGTCGCGTACGCATCCGGCGCGCCGGGCACCGTACGCTTCGCCGGCTTGCCCGCCGGCGAGAAGGACATCGAGATCTGGCTCCCGCAGACGGAGGTCACCCACCTCCGCGCGCTGCGCGCCGACGCCCCCCTGCGGCCGGCCCCGGAGTCCGGGCGGCGGGTGTGGCTGCACCACGGCAGTTCCATCAGCCACGGCGTGCGGATCGCCAGCCCCACCCGGACCTGGCCCGCCATCGTCGCCGCCCGCGCGGGCGTCGAGTTGACCAACCTCGGGCTGAACGGCAACGCCCTGCTCGACCCGTTCACGGCGCGCGCCATCCGGGCCGCGCCGGCCGACCTGATCAGCGTCAAGATCGGCATCAACCTTGTGAACACCGACCTGATGCGCCGCCGCGCCCTGGCCCCGGCCGTCCACGGTTTCCTCGACACCGTGCGCGAGGGCCACCCGGATACCCCGTTGCTGGTCGTCTCGCCGATCCACTGCCCGCTGGTCGAGGACGCCCCGGGGCCCACGGCGCCCGACCCCGACGCCCCCGTGCCGCGCTTCAGGACCTTCGGCGATCCGGCGGATGTCGCCACCGGGCGACTGAGCCTGCGCGTCATCCGCGACGACCTGTCGCGCGTGGTCACCGAGCGCGCCGCCACCGACCCGGGTCTGTACTACCTCGACGGGCGCGATCTCTACGGCGAGCGGGACTTCGCCGACCTCCCGCTGCCCGACCTGCTCCACCCCGATGCCGGCGGCCACGCGCTGATCGGCGAGCGCTTCGCCCGCATCGCCTTCGCCGCCGGCGGCCCGTTCGCCCCGCACTAG
- the rpsT gene encoding 30S ribosomal protein S20, translating to MANIKSQIKRNKTNEKARQRNKAVKSSLRTAIRKTREAVASGDLEKATVAAREASKKLDKAASKGVIHKNAAANKKSALAAQVSALSA from the coding sequence GTGGCGAACATCAAGTCCCAGATCAAGCGGAACAAGACGAACGAGAAGGCGCGCCAGCGCAACAAGGCCGTCAAGTCCTCGCTCCGTACCGCGATCCGCAAGACCCGTGAGGCCGTGGCCAGCGGTGACCTGGAGAAGGCCACCGTCGCCGCCCGCGAGGCGTCCAAGAAGCTCGACAAGGCCGCCAGCAAGGGCGTCATCCACAAGAACGCCGCCGCCAACAAGAAGTCGGCGCTGGCCGCCCAGGTTTCCGCCCTGAGCGCCTGA